A window from Gallus gallus isolate bGalGal1 chromosome 5, bGalGal1.mat.broiler.GRCg7b, whole genome shotgun sequence encodes these proteins:
- the PIGH gene encoding phosphatidylinositol N-acetylglucosaminyltransferase subunit H, translating into MEERRYRSASGAPLALRCRQHSASCRELAVRCPRLQLRSLSAVTSAVWLAAYGLFVLCQNSMVLSAAIFLTLIGLIIYLHFVKIDQESLLVIGSLGIQVTSSYASGKESTTFIEMSQVKDVVINEAIHMQKVIYYLCILLQDPQDPQGVSEVVPLFQSSQPRLDCLIEVYKSCHEILDQRKAASQSDGVK; encoded by the exons ATGGAGGAGCGGCGCTACCGCTCGGCGTCGGGGGCGCCGCTGGCGCTGCGGTGCCGCCAGCACAGCGCTTCCTGCCGGGAGCTGGCCGTGCGCTGCCCCCGCCTGCAGCTCCGCTCGCTCAGCGCCGTCACCTCCGCCGTCTGGCTGGCGGCCTACGGGCTCTTCGTGCTGTGCCAG AACAGTATGGTGCTTTCTGCCGCTATATTCCTCACGCTGATCGGCCTGATCATCTACCTGCACTTTGTGAAAATTGACCAGGAATCCCTACTGGTCATCGGCTCCCTTGGCATTCAGGTGACTTCATCCTACGCTTCAGGGAAAGAGAGCACAACCTTCATTGAGATGAGCCAAGTGAAGGACGTGGTTATCAATGAAGCCATCCATATG CAAAAAGTGATCTATTACCTGTGCATCCTCCTGCAGGACCCCCAGGATCCTCAGGGAGTGTCTGAGGTTGTGCCGCTCTTTCAG AGTTCCCAACCACGTCTGGACTGCTTGATAGAAGTGTACAAAAGTTGTCATGAAATCCTTGATCAGAGGAAGGCAGCTTCACAATCAGATGgagtaaaataa
- the PIGH gene encoding phosphatidylinositol N-acetylglucosaminyltransferase subunit H isoform X1, with protein MEERRYRSASGAPLALRCRQHSASCRELAVRCPRLQLRSLSAVTSAVWLAAYGLFVLCQNSMVLSAAIFLTLIGLIIYLHFVKIDQESLLVIGSLGIQVTSSYASGKESTTFIEMSQVKDVVINEAIHMDPQDPQGVSEVVPLFQSSQPRLDCLIEVYKSCHEILDQRKAASQSDGVK; from the exons ATGGAGGAGCGGCGCTACCGCTCGGCGTCGGGGGCGCCGCTGGCGCTGCGGTGCCGCCAGCACAGCGCTTCCTGCCGGGAGCTGGCCGTGCGCTGCCCCCGCCTGCAGCTCCGCTCGCTCAGCGCCGTCACCTCCGCCGTCTGGCTGGCGGCCTACGGGCTCTTCGTGCTGTGCCAG AACAGTATGGTGCTTTCTGCCGCTATATTCCTCACGCTGATCGGCCTGATCATCTACCTGCACTTTGTGAAAATTGACCAGGAATCCCTACTGGTCATCGGCTCCCTTGGCATTCAGGTGACTTCATCCTACGCTTCAGGGAAAGAGAGCACAACCTTCATTGAGATGAGCCAAGTGAAGGACGTGGTTATCAATGAAGCCATCCATATG GACCCCCAGGATCCTCAGGGAGTGTCTGAGGTTGTGCCGCTCTTTCAG AGTTCCCAACCACGTCTGGACTGCTTGATAGAAGTGTACAAAAGTTGTCATGAAATCCTTGATCAGAGGAAGGCAGCTTCACAATCAGATGgagtaaaataa
- the ARG2 gene encoding arginase-2, mitochondrial: MALRGGFARLFRRRADAGLRLSRRAHSVALVGAPFSRGQKRRGVDHGPATLRAAGLVERLAGLGCQLYDFGDLNFTQVPNDELYNNLIYYPRSVGLASQVLADAVSRAVAAGHSCVTIGGDHSLALGSVSGHARQCPHLGVIWVDAHADINTPLTTQSGNLHGQPLSFLLRELQDKVPQLPGFSWLKPCLSASDIVYIGLRDVDPAEYYILKNYDIQYFSMRDVDRLGIQKVMERTFEQLMGRRQRPIHLSFDIDAFDPSLAPATGTPVLGGLTYREGMYIAEEIHNTGMLSAVDMVEVNPLLGASQEEVNATASLAVDVIATCFGQTREGAHTAFDELPTPSSPDESDSEQQVRI, translated from the exons ATGGCTCTGCGCGGCGGCTTCGCGCGGCTCTTCCGCAGGCGGGCGGACGCGGGGCTGCGGCTGTCCCGGCGGGCGCACTCGGTGGCGCTGGTGGGCGCCCCGTTCTCCAGGGGGCAG AAACGGCGCGGAGTGGACCACGGCCCCGCTACTCTCCGCGCCGCGGGGCTGGTGGAGCGGCTGGCCGGGCTCG GATGCCAACTGTACGACTTTGGAGATTTGAATTTCACTCAAGTTCCCAATGATGAACTGTACAACAACCTGATTTATTACCCACGGTCAGTGGGGTTAGCCAGCCAGGTACTGGCTGATGCTGTAAGCAGAGCGGTAGCTGCTGGACACAGCTGTGTCACTATAGGAGGTGATCACAG CTTGGCACTTGGTTCTGTCAGCGGCCATGCACGACAGTGCCCACATCTCGGTGTGATCTGGGTGGATGCGCATGCTGATATTAACACTCCTCTTACAACTCAGTCTGGaaacctccatgggcagcctctCTCATTTCTCTTGAGAGAACTTCAAGATAAA GTCCCACAGCTTCCTGGCTTTTCCTGGCTAAAGCCCTGTCTTTCAGCATCTGATATTGTGTACATTGGGTTGAGGGATGTGGATCCTGCTGAATA CTATATTTTGAAAAACTATGACATCCAGTATTTTTCCATGAGGGATGTTGATCGCCTTGGAATCCAGAAAGTTATGGAAAGGACTTTTGAACAGCTGATGGGCAG GAGACAGAGACCAATTCACTTGAGCTTTGACATCGATGCTTTTGATCCCTCACTGGCTCCAGCAACAGGAACTCCTGTTCTAGGTGGATTAACTTACAGAGAAGGCATGTACATTGCAGAGGAAATACACAACACAG GAATGCTTTCAGCTGTAGACATGGTTGAAGTCAATCCACTGCTTGGAGCTTCTCAAGAGGAAGTGAATGCAACTGCTAGTCTTGCAGTTGATGTGATAGCAACGTGCTTTGGACAGACGAGAGAAGGGGCGCACACTGCTTTTGATGAACTCCCAACACCCAGTTCTCCAGATGAATCTGACAGTGaacagcaagtgaggatttaA